The Oncorhynchus mykiss isolate Arlee chromosome 28, USDA_OmykA_1.1, whole genome shotgun sequence genome includes a window with the following:
- the dsela gene encoding dermatan-sulfate epimerase-like protein translates to MAEKCAGRSVVLFSLLAVVVSFSGITDVLGENNIDEELEKITFQGDGSTNGHPENWPANLHPNLYFHQVDIRLLQQRSATTHRHIFKVIRLAVGTMLANTALYLPPVKHEEFSSKWNEIYGNNLPSLALYCLLCPKDTAAHQFLMRYMDQMAVYPNWTVTSAPNDEVPMAHSLTGFATAYDFIYPLLDTSRRARYMKKIRVATEELYELSKHRGWGKQFLQNHQTTNILAILTGALVVGAHSDPETMMWKQVAVNYMEKTMFLLSHVVDGSLDEGVAYGSYTAKSITQYVFLARRHFDIDNTQNNWLRAHFWFYHSTLLPGFQRTVGIADSNYNWFYGPESQLVFLDAFVLRDGTGNWLAQQIWKHRPKDGPMEQSAAQRWATLHTEFLWYDSELSKQPPAGFGKAVLHMFSNWGVVTYGAGLSYGQGNTFVSFKSGKLGGRAVYDIVHSKPYSWLEGWSNFNPGHEHPDQNSFTFAPNGQVFVSEALYGPKYSYLNNVLTFAPSPTSQCNQPWEGQLGECGKWLRWAEPEVGNTASEVIAAASHGDSLFVSGEAASAYSSVMGLKSVYRALVLLNSQILLVFDHVEKSKESPLSTLSAFFHNLDIDFKYVPHRALDRYNGALMDVWDAHYQMFWFDSQGNSPVARIQEAEQAAEFKKRWTQFVNVTFPMEGTVTRVAYLMHSPNVKISNCRFIDNSKNGVRLSIVVNGTESIVSIVTNYNDIGARYSYLGFGGYAKMQSRHQIIHFGLGVQTMTEQNTVDPVYDFGFMVNIVGGLTLCLAIGFLILQRTFYFCFRKIMRYTLTFVLLLWVVEFLFVSNSCDWLVCVQSVSDLPPNPLPTVVVTSLPGSGAEVLKPLFYNSSDFVYLQVPTEHLVIPDTEFNFDPLVDACVWSRLDAERGHYKAIQGWFHSLVYNPRLHLQNIQLHNEGSRNEIEVELSGKRRKPIRRQSGSRGSSDRDGEYVRELRRHMEKYPNARPVLSLSSGSWTLKLPFFREVVGHSFRALHVVRDPRAWIYLMLYNSEPSLYSRKNVQKHVAAIFKQERNGGRSKCTLGFTQEFLTLHSVLSDPEMEPVLLLAHLWLAHTTTALQVNGDLTASYLHVKFEDIVQYPEETAGKIHTFLGVPVAPAALNQLMFATSTNLYNLVYEGDISPVSINVWREKMPIHEIRMIEDTCLKVMERLGYSRYLS, encoded by the coding sequence ATGGCTGAAAAATGCGCAGGACGGTCTGTGGTTTTATTCTCACTCTTGGCCGTTGTAGTTTCCTTCTCAGGAATTACTGATGttttaggggaaaataatattGATGAGGAGTTGGAGAAAATCACATTTCAAGGAGACGGAAGCACCAACGGGCATCCGGAAAACTGGCCGGCGAACCTTCACCCTAACCTGTATTTTCACCAGGTGGACATACGTTTACTGCAGCAGAGATCTGCCACGACGCACAGACATATTTTTAAAGTTATCCGGCTTGCTGTTGGGACTATGCTCGCCAATACTGCTCTCTATCTACCCCCGGTTAAGCATGAGGAATTTTCCAGCAAATGGAATGAAATTTATGGCAACaatctcccctctctcgctctgtactGTTTGCTCTGCCCCAAAGATACAGCTGCCCATCAATTCTTAATGAGATACATGGACCAGATGGCAGTGTACCCTAACTGGACGGTGACCAGCGCTCCCAACGACGAGGTTCCCATGGCTCACTCCCTCACAGGATTTGCCACAGCCTATGACTTCATCTACCCTCTCCTGGACACATCGCGAAGGGCACGCTACATGAAGAAAATACGTGTCGCCACAGAGGAGCTGTACGAACTCTCCAAACACAGGGGATGGGGGAAGCAGTTTTTACAGAATCATCAGACTACCAACATCTTAGCCATCCTGACCGGCGCCCTCGTGGTGGGAGCACACAGTGACCCGGAGACAATGATGTGGAAGCAGGTGGCCGTTAACTACATGGAAAAGACCATGTTCCTCCTCAGTCACGTAGTGGATGGCTCGCTAGACGAGGGTGTGGCCTATGGGAGCTACACCGCAAAGTCCATCACTCAGTACGTTTTCCTGGCGCGCCGCCACTTCGACATCGACAACACCCAGAACAACTGGTTGCGGGCGCACTTCTGGTTCTACCACTCCACACTTCTGCCAGGCTTCCAGAGGACAGTGGGCATCGCTGACTCCAACTACAACTGGTTCTATGGACCGGAGAGTCAGCTGGTGTTCCTCGATGCATTTGTGCTCCGGGACGGCACCGGAAACTGGCTGGCCCAGCAGATCTGGAAACATCGTCCCAAAGATGGCCCCATGGAGCAGTCAGCAGCCCAGCGCTGGGCCACCTTACACACTGAGTTCCTGTGGTATGATAGTGAGCTCTCCAAGCAACCACCAGCCGGGTTTGGCAAAGCAGTACTGCACATGTTCTCAAACTGGGGTGTGGTGACTTACGGGGCTGGTTTATCATATGGTCAAGGCAACACATTTGTCTCCTTCAAATCGGGGAAGCTGGGCGGTAGGGCGGTCTATGATATTGTCCATTCCAAGCCCTACTCCTGGCTGGAGGGCTGGAGCAATTTCAATCCGGGCCATGAGCACCCAGACCAGAACTCCTTTACCTTTGCCCCTAATGGACAGGTATTTGTTTCAGAGGCACTGTACGGCCCCAAATACAGCTACCTCAACAATGTCTTGACGTTTGCCCCGTCTCCCACAAGCCAGTGCAATCAGCCCTGGGAGGGCCAGCTTGGAGAGTGCGGCAAGTGGCTGCGGTGGGCGGAGCCTGAGGTCGGCAACACAGCCAGTGAGGTCATTGCAGCTGCATCCCATGGGGATTCTCTGTTCGTTAGTGGAGAAGCGGCATCGGCCTACTCCTCTGTGATGGGGCTGAAGAGCGTATACCGTGCCCTTGTCTTGCTCAACTCTCAGATTCTGCTGGTGTTTGACCATGTGGAAAAAAGCAAGGAGTCTCCGTTGAGTACTCTGAGTGCTTTCTTTCACAACTTGGACATTGATTTTAAATACGTCCCTCACAGGGCTTTAGACAGGTACAATGGGGCACTGATGGACGTTTGGGATGCTCACTACCAAATGTTTTGGTTTGACAGTCAGGGGAATAGTCCAGTGGCGAGAATACAGGAGGCAGAGCAGGCTGCTGAGTTTAAGAAACGATGGACCCAGTTTGTCAACGTGACCTTTCCAATGGAGGGCACGGTCACCAGAGTGGCCTATTTGATGCACAGTCCCAATGTCAAAATCTCCAACTGCAGATTCATCGACAATAGTAAAAATGGAGTACGACTCTCTATTGTCGTCAACGGCACAGAATCCATTGTGTCCATCGTAACAAACTACAATGACATTGGCGCCAGATATAGCTACTTGGGCTTTGGGGGATATGCAAAGATGCAAAGCAGGCATCAGATAATCCACTTCGGTCTGGGAGTTCAAACGATGACTGAACAAAACACTGTGGATCCAGTCTATGACTTTGGGTTTATGGTTAATATAGTGGGAGGGCTGACACTGTGTCTCGCCATTGGGTTTTTAATCCTGCAACGCACGTTTTATTTCTGCTTCCGCAAGATCATGCGCTATACTTTAACGTTTGTTCTCCTGCTGTGGGTTGTTGAGTTTCTGTTTGTCTCCAATAGCTGTGATTGGCTTGTCTGTGTCCAATCAGTGTCCGATCTGCCCCCAAACCCTCTCCCCACAGTCGTCGTTACATCCCTGCCAGGGTCTGGGGCTGAAGTTCTCAAGCCCCTTTTCTATAACAGCTCTGATTTTGTTTATCTCCAAGTCCCCACAGAGCACCTAGTCATCCCGGACACTGAGTTCAACTTTGACCCCCTGGTGGATGCCTGCGTGTGGTCCAGACTAGATGCGGAAAGAGGTCACTACAAGGCCATCCAGGGCTGGTTCCATTCCTTGGTCTATAACCCTAGACTTCACCTGCAGAACATTCAGTTGCACAACGAGGGCAGCAGGAATGAGATTGAGGTGGAGCTTTCTGGCAAGAGGAGGAAGCCAATTCGTAGGCAGTCAGGGTCAAGGGGGAGTTCAGATAGAGATGGGGAGTATGTTCGGGAGCTAAGGCGGCACATGGAGAAGTACCCTAATGCCCGCCCTGTCCTCAGCCTGAGCAGCGGGAGCTGGACCCTGAAACTCCCGTTTTTCCGAGAGGTGGTCGGTCACTCATTTCGGGCGTTGCACGTGGTGCGAGATCCTCGCGCTTGGATTTACCTTATGCTCTACAACAGCGAGCCAAGCCTCTATTCTCGCAAGAATGTGCAAAAACACGTCGCTGCAATTTTTAAGCAAGAGAGGAACGGCGGGAGAAGCAAGTGTACACTAGGGTTCACCCAGGAATTCTTGACATTGCACAGCGTCCTCTCTGATCCAGAGATGGAGCCGGTGCTGCTACTGGCCCATCTGTGGCTGGCCCACACAACCACGGCACTCCAGGTCAACGGCGACCTCACCGCCTCTTACCTCCATGTGAAATTTGAGGACATTGTGCAATATCCTGAGGAGACAGCTGGAAAGATACACACGTTTCTCGGGGTTCCCGTGGCCCCAGCTGCCCTCAACCAGCTCATGTTCGCCACCTCCACCAACCTGTACAACCTGGTGTATGAGGGAGACATATCGCCAGTCAGCATCAATGTGTGGAGAGAAAAAATGCCCATCCACGAGATCAGAATGATAGAGGACACATGCTTAAAGGTTATGGAGAGGCTTGGGTACTCAAGGTACTTAAGTTAA